A single Numenius arquata chromosome 1, bNumArq3.hap1.1, whole genome shotgun sequence DNA region contains:
- the PAXBP1 gene encoding PAX3- and PAX7-binding protein 1 isoform X2: MFRKARRVNVRKRNDSEEEDEERDEEPPQEPAAPAAAGEGPGEAGGDRAGLGALPAPALLPPPPAPQQQQGNGLPAAGRPKEKKRPRENKEVPRASLLSFQDEEEETEEVFKVKKSSYSKKIVKQLKKEYKEDLEKSKVRTEVNSPTDVEPPLEKTGQIKDIGQEDGTANSEHGEEEMEVESEKEEEKPKAGGAFSSALSSLNVLRPGEIPDAAFIHAARKKRQMARELGDFTPVDSEPGKGRLVREDENDASDDEDDDEKRRIVFAVKEKSQRQKIAEEIGIEGSDDEALVAGEQDEELSRWEQEQIRKGINIPQVQPSQPAEVNNLYYQNTYQTLSYGSSYGIPYTYAAYGSSETKSQKTDNTVPFKTPSNEMTPVTIDLVKKQLKDRLDSMKELHKANRQQYEKHQQSREDSTKAIERLEGSSGGIGEQYKFLQEMRGYVQDLLECFSEKVPLINELESAMHQLYKQRASRLVQRRQDDIKDESSEFSSHSNKALMAPNLESFGRDRVIYQEQVKRRTAEREARRTRRRQAREQTGKMADHLEGLSSDDEETSTDITNFNMERDRILKESSKVFEDVLESFYSIDCIKSQFEAWRSKYFASYKDAYIGLCLPKLFNPLIRLQLLIWTPLEGKCRDFETMLWFESLLFYGCEEQEQVKDDADISLLPTIVERVVLPKLTVISENIWDPFSTTQTSRMVAIIQKLVDGYPSVVNAENKNTQMLLKALLLRMRRTLDDDVFMPLYPKNILENKNSGPYLFFQRQFWSSVKLLGNFLQWYGILSNKTLQELSIDGLLNRYILMAFQNSEYGEDSIKKAQSVIACFPKQWFTNLKGDKTISQLENFCRYLVHLADTIYRNSIGCSDVEKRNAREHIKQIIKLLASIRALDHAVTVANDHNVKELKILIEGK, encoded by the exons ATGTTCCGTAAGGCGCGGAGGGTGAACGTGCGGAAGCGGAACGACTCAGAAGAGGAGGACGAGGAGCGGGACGAGGAGCCGCCTCAGGAGCCGGCGGCGCCAGCGGCCGCGGGGGAAGGGCCCGGCGAGGC GGGAGGCGACAGGGCAGGCCTGGGGGCTCTGCCGGCGCCCGCCCtcctgcccccgccgccggcgccgcagCAACAGCAGGGCAACGGGCTGCCGGCGGCCGGGCGGCCCAAGGAGAAGAAGCGGCCGCGGGAGAACAAAGAAGTGCCGCGGGCCAGCCTGCTCAGCTTCCAGGACGAGGAGGAGG aaactgaagaagtttTTAAAGTGAAGAAATCAAGTTACAGCAAAAAGATTGTAAAACAATTGAAGAAAGAGTACAAAGAAGATCTTGAAAAATCAAAAGTTAGAACAGAGGTCAATTCTCCAACAGATG TTGAACCACCACTAGAAAAGACAGGACAGATTAAGGATATAGGTCAAGAAGATGGAACTGCGAACAGTGAGCATGGTGAAGAAGAAATGGAAGTTGAaagtgagaaggaagaagaaaaacctaaAGCTGGTGGGGCTTTTTCAAGTGCTCTGTCATCACTGAATGTTCTCCGTCCAG GAGAAATTCCAGATGCTGCTTTTATTCATGCCGCTAGGAAAAAGCGTCAAATGGCTCGTGAACTTGGAGACTTTACCCCCGTTGACAGTGAACCAGGTAAAGGCCGCCTTGTTCGAGAAGATGAAAATGATGCcagtgatgatgaagatgatgacgAGAAGAGGAGGATAGTTTTTGCAGTGAAGGAAAAATCCCAAAGGCAAAAGATTGCTGAGGAAATAG GTATTGAAGGAAGCGATGATGAAGCGCTGGTGGCAGGGGAGCAAGATGAAGAACTCAGTAGATGGGAGCAAGAACAGATACGGAAAGGAATCAACATACCTCAG GTTCAACCAAGTCAGCCTGCAGAAGTGAATAATCTGTACTACCAGAACACTTACCAGACGCTGTCTTATGGTTCATCATACGGCATTCCATACACTTATGCTGCGTATGGATCATCGGAAACCAAGTCTCAAAAAACAGATAATACAGTTCCTTTCAAAACTCCCAGTAATGAGATGACTCCTGTTACTATTGATTTGGTAAAGAAACAGCTTAAAGACAG GTTGGACTCTATGAAAGAATTGCACAAAGCTAATCGGCAGCAATATGAGAAACATCAGCAAAGCCGAGAGGACTCTACCAAGGCAATTGAAAGATTAGAAGGGTCTTCTGGGGGTATTGGTGAACAGTATAAGTTTTTGCAAGAAATGCGAGGGTATGTTCAAGACTTGCTTGAGTGTTTCAGTGAAAAG GTGCCTCTGATTAACGAGCTTGAATCCGCAATGCACCAGCTGTACAAACAGCGAGCTTCCCGCCTTGTCCAAAGACGACAAGATGATATTAAAGATGAATCTTCGGAGTTTTCAAGCCATTCAA ATAAAGCACTGATGGCACCAAATCTTGAATCTTTTGGACGAGACAGAGTGATCTATCAAGAACAAGTGAAGCGTCGGACTGCAGAAAGAGAAGCTAGAAG AACTCGTCGTAGACAAGCAAGAGAGCAAACTGGGAAGATGGCAGATCACCTAGAAGGCCTTTCCAGCGACGATGAGGAAACTTCAACGGATATTACAAACTTCAACATGGAGCGAG ATCGTATATTGAAAGAATCCAGCAAAGTTTTCGAAGATGTTTTGGAAAGCTTTTACTCAATTGATTGTATTAAGTCACAGTTTGAAGCTTGGCGCTCAAAGTATTTTGCTTCTTATAAAGATGCTTATATTGGCCTCTGTTTACCAAAGCTGTTTAACCCTTTGATCAGACTTCAGCTCCTTATCTGGACTCCTCTGGAG GGCAAGTGTCGAGACTTTGAGACTATGTTGTGGTTTGAATCATTGCTGTTTTATGGCTGTGAAGAACAGGAGCAAGTGAAAGATGATGCTGATATTTCACTGTTGCCTACCATTGTGGAGAGAGTTGTTCTTCCTAAATTAACAG TGATTTCTGAAAATATCTGGGATCCTTTTTCTACAACACAAACATCTAGAATGGTAGCAATTATACAGAAACTAGTAGATGGATATCCTTCAGTGGtgaatgcagaaaacaaaaatacacaa ATGCTTTTAAAGGCATTATTGCTAAGAATGAGGAGAACACTAGATGATGATGTATTCATGCCCTTATATCCAAAAAA CATCTTAGAAAACAAGAACTCTGGTCCATATTTGTTTTTCCAACGTCAGTTTTGGTCCTCTGTTAAG TTATTAGGAAACTTTCTCCAGTGGTATGGAATTCTTTCAAATAAAACTCTCCAGGAACTGTCAATAGATGGTCTGCTAAATAGATATATTCTTATGGCTTTTCAAAACTCTGAGTATGGAGAGGACAGCATTAAGAAAGCTCAAAGT GTGATTGCTTGCTTTCCTAAACAGTGGTTCACTAATCTAAAAGGAGACAAGACTATTTCTCAGTTAGAAAACTTTTGTAGATACCTTGTTCATCTGGCTGATACAATTTATAGAAACAGCATCGGCTGCTCAGATGTAGAGAAGAGAAATGCCAG
- the PAXBP1 gene encoding PAX3- and PAX7-binding protein 1 isoform X1, which produces MFRKARRVNVRKRNDSEEEDEERDEEPPQEPAAPAAAGEGPGEASMALAAGSGLLPLPAGCVPLALPGSPAAFACAASYGAALGLGLGLVGGDRAGLGALPAPALLPPPPAPQQQQGNGLPAAGRPKEKKRPRENKEVPRASLLSFQDEEEETEEVFKVKKSSYSKKIVKQLKKEYKEDLEKSKVRTEVNSPTDVEPPLEKTGQIKDIGQEDGTANSEHGEEEMEVESEKEEEKPKAGGAFSSALSSLNVLRPGEIPDAAFIHAARKKRQMARELGDFTPVDSEPGKGRLVREDENDASDDEDDDEKRRIVFAVKEKSQRQKIAEEIGIEGSDDEALVAGEQDEELSRWEQEQIRKGINIPQVQPSQPAEVNNLYYQNTYQTLSYGSSYGIPYTYAAYGSSETKSQKTDNTVPFKTPSNEMTPVTIDLVKKQLKDRLDSMKELHKANRQQYEKHQQSREDSTKAIERLEGSSGGIGEQYKFLQEMRGYVQDLLECFSEKVPLINELESAMHQLYKQRASRLVQRRQDDIKDESSEFSSHSNKALMAPNLESFGRDRVIYQEQVKRRTAEREARRTRRRQAREQTGKMADHLEGLSSDDEETSTDITNFNMERDRILKESSKVFEDVLESFYSIDCIKSQFEAWRSKYFASYKDAYIGLCLPKLFNPLIRLQLLIWTPLEGKCRDFETMLWFESLLFYGCEEQEQVKDDADISLLPTIVERVVLPKLTVISENIWDPFSTTQTSRMVAIIQKLVDGYPSVVNAENKNTQMLLKALLLRMRRTLDDDVFMPLYPKNILENKNSGPYLFFQRQFWSSVKLLGNFLQWYGILSNKTLQELSIDGLLNRYILMAFQNSEYGEDSIKKAQSVIACFPKQWFTNLKGDKTISQLENFCRYLVHLADTIYRNSIGCSDVEKRNAREHIKQIIKLLASIRALDHAVTVANDHNVKELKILIEGK; this is translated from the exons ATGTTCCGTAAGGCGCGGAGGGTGAACGTGCGGAAGCGGAACGACTCAGAAGAGGAGGACGAGGAGCGGGACGAGGAGCCGCCTCAGGAGCCGGCGGCGCCAGCGGCCGCGGGGGAAGGGCCCGGCGAGGCCTCCATGGCGCTGGCGGCGGGTTCTGGGCTCCTGCCGCTGCCCGCCGGCTGCGTGCCCCTCGCCCTTCCTGGCAGCCCCGCCGCCTTCGCCTGCGCCGCCAGCTACGGCGCGGCTCTCGGCTTGGGGCTGGGCTTGGTGGGAGGCGACAGGGCAGGCCTGGGGGCTCTGCCGGCGCCCGCCCtcctgcccccgccgccggcgccgcagCAACAGCAGGGCAACGGGCTGCCGGCGGCCGGGCGGCCCAAGGAGAAGAAGCGGCCGCGGGAGAACAAAGAAGTGCCGCGGGCCAGCCTGCTCAGCTTCCAGGACGAGGAGGAGG aaactgaagaagtttTTAAAGTGAAGAAATCAAGTTACAGCAAAAAGATTGTAAAACAATTGAAGAAAGAGTACAAAGAAGATCTTGAAAAATCAAAAGTTAGAACAGAGGTCAATTCTCCAACAGATG TTGAACCACCACTAGAAAAGACAGGACAGATTAAGGATATAGGTCAAGAAGATGGAACTGCGAACAGTGAGCATGGTGAAGAAGAAATGGAAGTTGAaagtgagaaggaagaagaaaaacctaaAGCTGGTGGGGCTTTTTCAAGTGCTCTGTCATCACTGAATGTTCTCCGTCCAG GAGAAATTCCAGATGCTGCTTTTATTCATGCCGCTAGGAAAAAGCGTCAAATGGCTCGTGAACTTGGAGACTTTACCCCCGTTGACAGTGAACCAGGTAAAGGCCGCCTTGTTCGAGAAGATGAAAATGATGCcagtgatgatgaagatgatgacgAGAAGAGGAGGATAGTTTTTGCAGTGAAGGAAAAATCCCAAAGGCAAAAGATTGCTGAGGAAATAG GTATTGAAGGAAGCGATGATGAAGCGCTGGTGGCAGGGGAGCAAGATGAAGAACTCAGTAGATGGGAGCAAGAACAGATACGGAAAGGAATCAACATACCTCAG GTTCAACCAAGTCAGCCTGCAGAAGTGAATAATCTGTACTACCAGAACACTTACCAGACGCTGTCTTATGGTTCATCATACGGCATTCCATACACTTATGCTGCGTATGGATCATCGGAAACCAAGTCTCAAAAAACAGATAATACAGTTCCTTTCAAAACTCCCAGTAATGAGATGACTCCTGTTACTATTGATTTGGTAAAGAAACAGCTTAAAGACAG GTTGGACTCTATGAAAGAATTGCACAAAGCTAATCGGCAGCAATATGAGAAACATCAGCAAAGCCGAGAGGACTCTACCAAGGCAATTGAAAGATTAGAAGGGTCTTCTGGGGGTATTGGTGAACAGTATAAGTTTTTGCAAGAAATGCGAGGGTATGTTCAAGACTTGCTTGAGTGTTTCAGTGAAAAG GTGCCTCTGATTAACGAGCTTGAATCCGCAATGCACCAGCTGTACAAACAGCGAGCTTCCCGCCTTGTCCAAAGACGACAAGATGATATTAAAGATGAATCTTCGGAGTTTTCAAGCCATTCAA ATAAAGCACTGATGGCACCAAATCTTGAATCTTTTGGACGAGACAGAGTGATCTATCAAGAACAAGTGAAGCGTCGGACTGCAGAAAGAGAAGCTAGAAG AACTCGTCGTAGACAAGCAAGAGAGCAAACTGGGAAGATGGCAGATCACCTAGAAGGCCTTTCCAGCGACGATGAGGAAACTTCAACGGATATTACAAACTTCAACATGGAGCGAG ATCGTATATTGAAAGAATCCAGCAAAGTTTTCGAAGATGTTTTGGAAAGCTTTTACTCAATTGATTGTATTAAGTCACAGTTTGAAGCTTGGCGCTCAAAGTATTTTGCTTCTTATAAAGATGCTTATATTGGCCTCTGTTTACCAAAGCTGTTTAACCCTTTGATCAGACTTCAGCTCCTTATCTGGACTCCTCTGGAG GGCAAGTGTCGAGACTTTGAGACTATGTTGTGGTTTGAATCATTGCTGTTTTATGGCTGTGAAGAACAGGAGCAAGTGAAAGATGATGCTGATATTTCACTGTTGCCTACCATTGTGGAGAGAGTTGTTCTTCCTAAATTAACAG TGATTTCTGAAAATATCTGGGATCCTTTTTCTACAACACAAACATCTAGAATGGTAGCAATTATACAGAAACTAGTAGATGGATATCCTTCAGTGGtgaatgcagaaaacaaaaatacacaa ATGCTTTTAAAGGCATTATTGCTAAGAATGAGGAGAACACTAGATGATGATGTATTCATGCCCTTATATCCAAAAAA CATCTTAGAAAACAAGAACTCTGGTCCATATTTGTTTTTCCAACGTCAGTTTTGGTCCTCTGTTAAG TTATTAGGAAACTTTCTCCAGTGGTATGGAATTCTTTCAAATAAAACTCTCCAGGAACTGTCAATAGATGGTCTGCTAAATAGATATATTCTTATGGCTTTTCAAAACTCTGAGTATGGAGAGGACAGCATTAAGAAAGCTCAAAGT GTGATTGCTTGCTTTCCTAAACAGTGGTTCACTAATCTAAAAGGAGACAAGACTATTTCTCAGTTAGAAAACTTTTGTAGATACCTTGTTCATCTGGCTGATACAATTTATAGAAACAGCATCGGCTGCTCAGATGTAGAGAAGAGAAATGCCAG
- the EPCIP gene encoding exosomal polycystin-1-interacting protein codes for MKPIAFSAFSFWLALILAGFLGIHITGSFVRSQKNHTLIFTKENTIRNCSCSVDIRDCDYCLANLMCNCKTVLPSTMEKTTYNNHLTIWFTDTSVLEMLLNFTRVWDLKLSFCGTTALPTEYLAIWGVRKLRVNKIKGRFPEQSVTISSSSNEKEDSPVMHNKDRQMLVYISFLDTSLFNGYSLLKSYSVENVSSITEHFPSLLYSDVFSTSDNKSYVVTFIY; via the coding sequence ATGAAGCCCATAgccttctctgctttctccttttggCTGGCTCTCATTTTGGCTGGCTTCCTTGGCATACACATCACTGGCAGTTTTGTGAGAAGTCAGAAGAACCATACGCTAATTTTCACTAAGGAAAACACAATTCGCAACTGCAGCTGCTCAGTGGATATCCGTGATTGTGATTACTGCCTGGCAAACTTGATGTGCAATTGCAAAACGGTGCTGCCTTCAACCATGGAAAAAACTACCTACAATAACCACCTGACCATTTGGTTCACAGACACTTCTGTGCTGGAGATGCTCCTCAACTTCACAAGGGTGTGGGATTTGAAGCTGTCCTTCTGTGGCACCACTGCTCTCCCGACAGAGTACTTGGCCATTTGGGGAGTTCGAAAGCTCCGGGTAAATAAGATCAAGGGACGATTTCCAGAGCAGAGTGTAACGATCTCCAGTAGCAGCAACGAAAAAGAAGATTCACCTGTGATGCACAATAAAGACAGACAAATGcttgtatatatttcttttctggatACCTCGCTTTTCAACGGATATTCTTTGCTGAAGTCGTACAGTGTGGAAAACGTCTCTAGTATCACAGAGCACTTTCCTAGCCTGCTGTACTCTGATGTTTTCTCAACCTCAGATAACAAGAGCTATGTTGTAACATTCATTTACTGA